One genomic region from Chloroflexia bacterium SDU3-3 encodes:
- a CDS encoding MFS transporter codes for MTPQPSAAENRREQIGWYFYDWANSAFTTTVITVFLGPYLTTVTQAAAGEGGFVYPLGIPVRADSFYAYVVSLSVFLQIFLLPVVGAIADYSRLKKPLLLLFAYAGSIATMGMFFLQGSNYLLGGGLLLVANLCFGASMVFYNAFLSEIATPDQRDTVSSRGWALGYLGGGLLLVANLALFLNAGKLGIEDSVAVRICLASSGAWWAIFTIVPMLTLRQRGAVKRLPPGQHYLTVGFAQLRHTFSQVRRLPQTLLFLAAYLLYNDGIQAVIALSSQFGAQELGMASSSLITLILIVQFVAFLGALLFGWLARKLGSKRAIILSLLIWSATVILAFFIQTQTQFFVLAVPIALVLGGSQALSRSVFSQIIPAGQEAEYFSLYELSERGTSWLAPLLFGLALQFTGSYRVALISLIVFFVAGLALFTRVDLRRAIVEAGNTPPSQI; via the coding sequence ATGACACCCCAACCGAGCGCGGCGGAGAACCGCCGCGAGCAGATCGGCTGGTACTTCTACGACTGGGCCAACTCCGCGTTTACCACCACGGTCATCACGGTCTTCCTGGGGCCGTATCTCACCACAGTCACCCAGGCCGCCGCAGGCGAGGGCGGCTTTGTCTACCCGCTGGGCATCCCCGTGCGGGCCGACTCGTTCTATGCCTACGTGGTGTCGCTGTCGGTCTTCCTGCAGATCTTCCTGCTGCCGGTGGTGGGCGCGATCGCCGACTACTCGCGGCTGAAGAAGCCGCTGCTGCTGCTGTTCGCCTACGCCGGATCGATCGCGACCATGGGCATGTTCTTCCTGCAGGGCAGCAACTACCTGCTGGGCGGCGGGCTGCTGCTGGTGGCCAACCTGTGCTTCGGCGCATCCATGGTCTTCTACAACGCCTTCCTCTCTGAGATCGCCACCCCCGACCAGCGCGACACGGTCTCCTCGCGCGGGTGGGCGCTGGGCTACCTGGGCGGCGGGCTGCTGCTGGTGGCCAACCTGGCGCTGTTCCTCAACGCGGGCAAGCTGGGGATCGAGGACAGCGTGGCCGTGCGGATCTGCCTGGCCTCCTCGGGCGCGTGGTGGGCGATCTTCACCATCGTGCCCATGCTCACCCTGCGCCAGCGCGGCGCGGTGAAGCGGCTGCCGCCAGGGCAGCACTACCTGACAGTGGGCTTCGCGCAGCTGCGCCACACCTTCAGCCAGGTGCGCAGGCTGCCGCAGACCCTGCTGTTCCTAGCCGCCTACCTGCTGTATAACGACGGCATCCAGGCCGTGATCGCGCTCTCGTCGCAGTTCGGCGCGCAAGAGCTGGGCATGGCCAGCTCCAGCCTGATCACGCTGATCCTGATCGTGCAGTTCGTGGCCTTCCTGGGGGCGCTGCTGTTCGGCTGGCTGGCGCGGAAGCTGGGCAGCAAGCGGGCGATCATCCTGAGCCTGCTGATCTGGTCGGCCACCGTCATCCTGGCCTTCTTCATCCAGACCCAGACCCAGTTCTTTGTGCTGGCGGTGCCGATCGCCCTGGTGCTGGGCGGCAGCCAGGCGCTCAGCCGCTCGGTGTTCTCGCAGATCATCCCGGCGGGGCAGGAGGCCGAGTACTTCAGCCTGTACGAGCTGAGCGAGCGCGGCACCAGCTGGCTGGCCCCGCTGCTGTTCGGCCTGGCGCTGCAGTTCACGGGCAGCTACCGCGTGGCGCTGATCTCGCTGATCGTATTCTTTGTGGCCGGGCTGGCACTGTTCACACGGGTGGATCTGCGGCGGG
- the sfsA gene encoding DNA/RNA nuclease SfsA: MANAQILVPLGRGGPLSEALFLARPNRFLVDAELGGATVQAHLADRGRLKETLVPGARLLLAHQPAPGRKTQYQAVAAIHAGPPERLMGLDTHLPNRLIEAALRAQALPPFARYPQVRREATVGASRFDFQLGGAAEPCLVEVKSASLLIEGVAHFPDAPTERGRRHLGELAALAQAGARAAVVFVAQGSASAVAMHTAIDPQFALALAEAARRGVEVYAYACPLSRAGIALGHEIPVLFETTAKEHL, from the coding sequence GTGGCGAATGCGCAGATCCTTGTGCCGCTGGGGCGGGGCGGGCCGCTGAGCGAGGCGCTGTTCCTGGCCAGGCCGAACCGCTTCCTGGTGGATGCGGAGCTGGGCGGCGCGACCGTGCAGGCCCACCTGGCCGACCGGGGGCGGCTGAAGGAGACCCTGGTGCCCGGCGCACGCCTGCTGCTGGCCCACCAGCCCGCGCCGGGGCGCAAGACGCAGTACCAGGCGGTGGCCGCCATCCACGCGGGGCCGCCCGAGCGCCTGATGGGGCTGGACACCCACCTGCCCAACCGCCTGATCGAGGCCGCGCTGCGGGCGCAGGCCCTGCCGCCCTTCGCGCGCTACCCGCAGGTGCGCCGCGAGGCCACCGTAGGCGCGAGCCGGTTCGACTTTCAGCTGGGTGGGGCGGCTGAACCATGCCTGGTGGAGGTAAAGTCGGCCAGCCTGCTGATCGAGGGTGTGGCGCACTTCCCCGACGCGCCCACCGAGCGCGGGCGACGGCACCTGGGCGAGCTTGCGGCGCTGGCCCAGGCCGGGGCGCGCGCGGCGGTGGTGTTTGTGGCCCAGGGCAGCGCCAGCGCGGTGGCCATGCACACCGCCATAGACCCGCAGTTCGCCCTGGCGCTGGCCGAGGCCGCCCGGCGCGGGGTGGAGGTGTACGCCTACGCGTGCCCGCTGAGCCGCGCGGGCATCGCGCTGGGCCACGAGATCCCGGTTCTGTTCGAGACCACAGCCAAGGAGCACCTATGA